Proteins co-encoded in one Chloroflexota bacterium genomic window:
- a CDS encoding phosphoribosylaminoimidazolecarboxamide formyltransferase, which produces MSQELGLRYGMNPHQAPARIYVTDGELPLSVLNGAPGFINLLDALNAWQLVREADAATGLPAATSFKHTAPAGVGLGLPLSPELAQACRVDDLELSPLADAYARARGADRLASFGDFAAFSRTVDLPAARILSREVSDGVIAPGYDADALAVLQRKKAGKYLVLQIDPDWTPPATERREVFGITFEQPRNTATVTLGETVTRKTEISEAARLDLLLAAVTLKYTPSNSIVLAVDGQAIGIGAGQQSRILCTRIACQKAELWWLRQHPRALSLQYEAGVSRSERDNAVEAWLRDEPTTALVNPPVSLTEAERGHWIKLLQRVALASDGLIPFRDNIDRAAQTGVRYVWQPGGSIRLNEVQAAADEHGMVMTYSGLRLFHH; this is translated from the coding sequence ATGAGCCAGGAGCTCGGCCTACGTTACGGGATGAACCCTCACCAGGCGCCGGCCCGCATCTACGTCACGGACGGCGAGCTGCCGCTCTCGGTGCTGAACGGCGCGCCGGGCTTCATCAACCTGCTGGACGCTCTGAACGCCTGGCAGCTGGTCCGCGAGGCTGACGCGGCGACGGGTCTCCCCGCTGCCACCTCGTTCAAGCACACCGCGCCGGCCGGCGTCGGGCTGGGTCTGCCGCTCTCGCCGGAGCTGGCGCAAGCCTGCCGGGTGGACGATCTGGAGCTGTCGCCGCTCGCCGACGCCTACGCCCGCGCACGGGGGGCCGACCGGCTGGCCTCGTTTGGAGACTTCGCAGCGTTCAGCCGGACCGTCGATCTGCCTGCGGCGCGCATCCTCTCGCGCGAGGTCTCCGACGGCGTCATCGCGCCCGGCTACGATGCGGACGCGCTGGCCGTCCTCCAGCGCAAGAAGGCCGGCAAGTATCTCGTCCTCCAGATCGATCCGGACTGGACGCCGCCGGCCACCGAGCGCCGCGAGGTCTTCGGGATCACGTTCGAGCAGCCGCGCAACACGGCGACGGTCACGCTCGGGGAGACGGTGACCAGGAAGACGGAGATCTCCGAGGCGGCGCGCCTCGATCTCCTGCTGGCCGCCGTGACGCTCAAGTACACGCCGTCCAACAGCATCGTGCTGGCCGTGGACGGGCAGGCCATCGGCATCGGGGCGGGGCAGCAGTCGCGCATCCTCTGCACGCGCATCGCCTGCCAGAAGGCGGAGCTGTGGTGGCTGCGCCAGCATCCGCGTGCGCTCTCGCTCCAGTATGAGGCGGGCGTCTCGCGCTCGGAGCGCGACAACGCCGTGGAAGCCTGGCTGCGCGACGAGCCGACGACGGCCCTGGTCAACCCGCCGGTGTCCCTCACCGAGGCCGAGCGCGGCCACTGGATCAAGCTGCTCCAGCGGGTGGCCCTCGCCAGCGACGGGCTGATCCCCTTCCGGGACAACATCGACCGCGCGGCCCAGACGGGCGTGCGCTACGTCTGGCAGCCGGGCGGCTCGATCCGCCTGAACGAGGTGCAGGCCGCCGCCGACGAGCACGGCATGGTGATGACGTACTCAGGACTGCGCCTGTTTCACCACTGA